Proteins encoded within one genomic window of Fragaria vesca subsp. vesca linkage group LG1, FraVesHawaii_1.0, whole genome shotgun sequence:
- the LOC101308615 gene encoding uncharacterized protein LOC101308615 — protein sequence MTPGMDLCIVDEQPEELDADSNPEERKAYRDWHNSNRKAKTLIRTTMIDSIRRSIEKPDTAWDFLEAISEKYLENDKAEILRLNREFNDMSFSGNGLVREHIMTMMDLNYRLNDLEVGVKDEQVVAQALESLLATYSNLKTTYNASEEKWTLNKLISVCINEEARIKK from the coding sequence ATGACCCCAGGCATGGACCTCTGCATTGTTGATGAGCAACCTGAAGAATTAGATGCTGATAGTAATCCTGAGGAAAGGAAAGCCTATAGGGATTGGCATAACAGTAACAGGAAAGCCAAAACCTTGATTAGGACTACCATGATTGACTCAATTAGGAGATCCATTGAGAAACCTGATACTGCTTGGGATTTTTTGGAGGCTATCTCTGAGAAATATCTAGAGAATGATAAGGCTGAAATATTGAGACTGAATAGGGAGTTTAATGACATGAGTTTTTCTGGGAATGGTTTAGTGAGGGAGCACATCATGACAATGATGGACCTTAATTATAGGCTCAATGATTTAGAAGTGGGTGTTAAGGATGAACAGGTTGTGGCACAGGCACTTGAGTCACTGCTAGCCACCTATAGCAACCTAAAAACAACCTATAATGCCTCTGAAGAAAAATGGACCCTGAATAAGCTTATTTCTGTCTGCATCAACGAGGAAGCTAGGATTAAGAAGTAG